The following coding sequences are from one Humulus lupulus chromosome X, drHumLupu1.1, whole genome shotgun sequence window:
- the LOC133803214 gene encoding protein DCL homolog, chloroplastic, producing MASIAKPPQLANLQIYSFSSHHCLVTLSFPFRSTTSLLHTRLSAIKTGSDGGRSRIERQEVFGPDLLRKPSVSPIRDLSGIPEEAEEEEEENERKRIYEDHEDEEKWVDWEDKILEDTVPLVGFVRMLIHSGRYQSGDRLSPEHEKIVVEKLLPFHPECEKKIGCGIDYITVGYHPDFERSRCLFIVQKDGSLVDFSYWKCIKGLIRKNYPLYADSFILRHFRQRQKRGL from the exons ATGGCTTCCATAGCGAAACCACCTCAACTTGCTAACCTTCAGATATATTCCTTCTCTTCTCACCACTGCCTCGTGACTTTATCTTTTCCTTTTCGCTCAACGACGTCTCTTCTTCACACTCGTTTAAGCGCCATTAAGACTGGGTCAGACGGTGGTCGTAGTAGAATCGAAAGACAAGAAGTGTTCGGCCCGGATTTGCTGAGGAAGCCGTCCGTGTCTCCGATAAGGGACTTGTCTGGAATTCCGGAGGAagcggaggaggaggaggaggaaaatGAGCGGAAGAGGATTTATGAGGACCACGAAGATGAGGAAAAGTGGGTGGATTGGGAGGACAAGATTTTGGAAGACACTGTTCCTCTGGTTGGCTTTGTTAGGATGCTTATTCATTCTGGAAG ATACCAAAGCGGAGATAGGTTAAGTCCTGAGCATGAGAAAATCGTTGTTGAGAAGTTGCTCCCCTTCCATCCAGAGTGTGAGAAGAAGATTGGATGTGGAATCGATTATATTACC GTTGGTTATCATCCTGATTTTGAAAGATCACGATGTTTGTTCATAGTTCAAAAGGATGGAAGCTTGGTTGACTTTTCATATTGGAAATGCATTAAGGGCCTGATCAGGAAGAACTATCCTTTATACGCTGATAGCTTCATTCTCAGGCATTTCCGACAACGCCAAAAGCGTGGATTATGA